Part of the Gramella sp. Hel_I_59 genome, TTATCTTCGGTTTAAGCGATAATGGCTGTGATTCCGGAAGAACTGAGATTAGATTGGAAGAACCAATATGTGAAAATTTCCAGGGATGTACTTTAGGTTACTGGAAAAATCATACAGACAGATGGTCTTGTTATTCAACCTGCACCTTGTATTCTGATGTATTTGGAAATAGTACTCCTTCACAATTACAGGGTAAAACCTTGCTGGAAGTGCTGAACCAGGGTGGTGGCGGAATCTACAATTTAGGTAGACAATCTGTAGCTGCATTACTAAATATATGTAATGGTGACGTGAACTACGAAATCGTTACTGAGGCTGAGTTGATAGTGTATGTTCAGGATAATTTCAGTAACGCTGGTGCAGCTGGTAGTTATTTGGATGAATTGAACAACGCCGGTTGTACACTTGGTGGATCTAAAGCAACATCAGCCCCTTCAGAGGGATGTGAAGAGCAAGAAGACACAAGACCAGGCAAAGGTAAGCCTACCAAGAATTCCTCTTCGGTGACAAGTGGCTTCAAGGCTTCTCCTGTTCCTTTCAAAGAAAGGTTAACTGTACAATATGACTTTGAATATACTTCAAACGTTACTATACAGGTTTATGATCTTAAAGGTCAATTATTGAGAACTTACAAAGATCGAAAAGTAACGAAAGGAGATAGAACTGAATTAGCTGTAGATTTCAGAATGAAAGCAAATCAGGTTTATATTCTTAGAGTTGCTACCGACAGAGAGGTATTCAGTAAAAATGTGGTTTCTGCAAGGAGATAATTAATAATCAACCAAAAATAGAAAGAGCAGCCAATTGGCTGCTCTTTTGCTTTATAAAAATTCCGAAGAACTTAGTCCTTAAGTATACTTCTTGAGATCACAATTTTCTGAATTTCGGAAGTTCCTTCGTAAATCTGAGTGATCTTTGCGTCTCTCATTAAACGTTCTACGTGATATTCCTTTACATATCCATTTCCTCCGTGAACCTGAACTGCTTCCACAGTTACATCCATCGCAGTTTTAGATGCGTGAAGTTTTGCCATGGCACCTGAAAGATCATAGTTTTCTCCCTGATCCTTGTCCCATGCTGCTTTCATAACCAGATGACGTGCCGCCTCAATTTGAGTATGCATGTCTGCAAGTTTGAAGGCGATCGCCTGGTGATTGCAAATTTCTGTTCCAAAAGCCTTACGTTGTTTCGAGTAATCTTTGGCTAGCTCATAAGCTCCTGCTGCAATTCCAAGTGCTTGTGCCGCTATTCCAATCCTACCACCAGAAAGTGTTTTCATGGCAAATTTGAATCCGAAGCCATCTTCACCAATTCTATTCTCTTTAGGAACTTTTACATCATTGAAATTCAGAGAATGTGTATCACTTCCTCTAATTCCCAACTTCTGTTCTTTAGGTCCAATTTCAAAACCTTCAGAATCTTTTTCAACGATAAAAGCGTTGATACCTTTATGCTTTTTCTCTTTGTCTGTTTGAGCGATGACAAGATAATAGTCGGCTGAACTACCGTTGGTGATCCAGTTTTTGGTACCATTAAGAATGTAATGATCACCTTTATCTATAGCCGTTGTTCTTTGTGAAGTCGCATCACTACCTGCTTCTGGTTCAGAAAGGCAAAAAGCACCTAACTTTTCACCAGTAGTAAGTTTAGAAAGATATTTCTTTTTTTGCTCCTCGTTACCGAAGGTATCAAGCCCCCAGCAAACCAGCGAGTTATTCACTGATACCATTACTGAAGCTGATGCATCGATCTTGGAAAGTTCCTCCATCGCAAGCACATATGAAATAGTATCCATTCCACCACCGCCATATTCTGGTGACGCCATCATTCCAAGGAAACCAAGTTCACCCATCTTTTTGATAAGCTCCTTCGGAAATTCCTGCTTCTCATCTCTCTCGATAACACCCGGCAAAAGCTCCTGCTTTGCAAAATCACGGGCGGCATCACGTATCATTATATGTTCTTCGGTAAGTTTAAAATCCATGTGAAAAGAAATTTATAAAAAACTGATTTTTGGAGGGCAAAGATAGCTTTTTGGTATCTATAATTCAATTGATATTGAGTATTTTTACGAATATGAAAAAAAACGAGTATAGATTACTTGGAATCATGTCTGGCACCTCTCTAGATGGCGTCGATCTCGTTTTTACCGAATTGAACTTCAGCAACGCTACGAATTTCAAGATCATATATTCTGAAACTGTTCCTTATTCTGAAAAATGGCAAAACAGACTGAAGAATTCTTCCCGTCTCGAGCCAGCTGAATTGAATGAATTAGATCAGGATTACACAAAATATCTTTCTGAAGTTATTCTGAAGTTTATTGCAAAGTACGATATTGATCTTCTGGATGCGATCTGTAGTCATGGACATACCGTAAAACACAGGCCAGAAAAGGGTTTGACGTTCCAGATAGGAAACTTACCTAAACTTTCGAGTCTAACCGGCGTTCCCGTAGTCTGCGATTTTCGAGTTCAGGATGTGGAACTTGGTGGTCAGGGCGCTCCGCTGGTTCCAATAGGAGACCGAATGTTATTTAGTAACTATAAATATTGTATCAATCTTGGAGGTTTTGCCAATATTTCCGAAGAAGTAGAGGGGCAAAGAGTAGCCTATGATATTTGTGCAGTAAACACGGTGCTTAATCAATATATGCGTAGCCTTGGGAAAGATTTTGATGAAGATGGCAACCTGGCTAGAACTGGGAAAGTGAATTTAGAATTGCTGGAGCATCTAAATGCCCTTAAGTATTTTCAAAAATCTCCTCCAAAGTCACTTGGAATAGAATGGGTAGATAAATATGTGTTGCCTTTGATCGATTCGTTCTCCTTGCAAATCCCTGATATCCTTCGAACGTTTAGTGAGCATATTGCAATACAGATCGCTGCTTGTTTGAAAAATTCTTCAACTTCAGAAATACTTCTAACTGGTGGCGGTACCTTTAATAGTTTTCTAATTGAACGATTAAGATCACATTCTGATGGTGAATTTATAATTCCGAAAAAAGAAATCATAGATTTTAAAGAGGCTTTAATATTTGCACTTCTGGGTGCGCTCAAATTAAGAGGAGAAATTAATGTCCTTTCATCAGTCACCGGGGCGAAAATGGATCATTCTTCAGGACGTATATACGAACCCTGAATATTTTATCAAATTCGGAATAGAGCCTGCTTAGTTTTTTATATTTGCTTCAAAATAATCCAAAAATGAAAGAATTACTCAAAGTATACGAAAATAAAGAACCTGAAATTGTTTTTAACTGGAAGGATTCAGAAACAGATGCTGAAGGCTGGACGGTGATCAATTCTCTTAGGGGAGGAGCTGCCGGTGGTGGTACCAGAATGCGTGTGGGATTGGATCAAAATGAAGTGCTTTCCCTGGCAAAGACCATGGAGGTGAAATTTACGGTTTCCGGCCCACCAATTGGAGGAGCAAAATCAGGAATTAACTTTGACCCTGCAGATCCTCGTAAAAAGGGTGTTTTAGAACGCTGGTATAAGGCTGTGTCTCCATTGCTGAAAAGTTATTACGGTACCGGAGGAGATCTTAATGTAGATGAAATCAATGAAGTAATTCCAATCACTGAAGATTGCGGGGTTTGGCATCCACAGGAAGGTGTTTTTAACGGACATTTTCAACCTACGGAAGCAGATAAGATCAACAGAATTGGGCAATTAAGACAAGGTGTGATCAAAGTTCTGGAAAATACTAACTTCTCTCCAGACATCAGTAGAAAATACACGGTGGCAGATATGATTACCGGTTATGGTGTTGCAGAAGCTGTTCATCATTTCTATGAAATTTATGGCGGGGATATAAAAGGTAAGCGTGCGATCGTACAGGGATTTGGAAATGTAGGTTCTGCTGCTGCTTATTACCTGGCGCAAATGGGTGCTAAAATTGTAGGGATCATCGACAGAGCTGGTGGTCTTATAAATGAAGAAGGTTTCAGCTTTGAAGAGATCCAGCAAATGTTTCTTGACAAAGATGGAAATGCCCTGCGTCACGACAATGTAATTCCTTTTGAAGAAGTGAATGAGAAAGTGTGGAAGCTTGATGCTGAGATCTTTGCTCCCTGTGCAGCTTCGAGACTGATTTCCAAGGAACAGATCACCAATCTGATTGATCGCAAACTGGAAGTAATTTCCTGTGGAGCGAATGTTCCGTTTGCGGATAAAGAGATCTTTTTTGGTCCTATTATGGAATATACCGATGAGCGAGTAAGTCTTATTCCAGATTTCATCTCCAATTGCGGGATGGCCAGAGTTTTCGCTTACTTTATGGAAAGAAGAGTGCAAATGACCGATGAAGCGATCTTTAATGATACTTCTATGACGATCAAGAATGCCATTCAGAATACATTTAATAACAATAGCAGCAAGACGAATATCAGTAGAACAGCCTTTGAAGTTGCTCTGAAACAGCTTGTTTAAAAGTTTGTGCAAATAATTTGAAAAAGCCCGTGAAAGCGGGCTTTTCTTTATTTAAATTTGATTTACAATTTAAAGCGCGATAGCACGTTACATTACAAAACCCAATTATACATATGCTTAATTTTTTACAGCAGGACGAGGTGGTAGATGCTGCTCAGGTAGCAGAACCAGTCGTAGAGGAGAAAACTCTTTCCTTATTTGATTTGATGTTTAGCGGAGGTCTTGGTGGCCAGATCATCATTATCATTCTATTTGTTTTATTATTTGCGGCAGTCTATATCTATTTTGAAAGATTATTCGCGATCAAAGCGGCGAGTAGAGTGGATAAGAATTTTATGCTCCAGATAAAAGATAGTGTGCAAAGTGGCAATATAGAATCTGCAAAGATTCGTTGCGCTCAAAGTGATTCTCCGGTGGCGAGATTAACCGAAAAAGGAATTTCCAGAATTGGGAGTCCGTTGGAAGATATCAATACCGCTATTGAGAACGCAGGAAGACTGGAAGTTTACAAGCTTGAAAAAAATGTTAGTATTCTGGCAACTGTTGCCGGAGCAGCTCCAATGATCGGTTTCCTTGGAACCGTTATTGGTATGGTGCTTGCTTTCCATGAACTGGCAACAAGTAGTGGGCAGGCTCAAATGGGAGCACTTGCAGAAGGTATTTATACAGCAATGACCACAACGGTAGCTGGTCTTATAGTTGGAATTATAGCCTATATTGGATACAATCATCTCGTTGTGAAAACAGATAAAGTAGTGCACCAGATGGAGGCAACTGCAGTAGATTTTCTTGACCTGTTAAACGAACCGGCTTAATATGAATTTAAGAGGTAGAAATAAAGTGAGTCCGGAATTTAGTATGAGTTCGATGACCGATGTGGTTTTTCTACTACTCATATTTTTTATGCTGACTTCACCTGTGATCACTCCGGAAGCGCTGGATCTTATTTTGCCGAAAGCAAAGGGTAAGACCACCAGTCAGCAAACACTTTCCGTGAGCATCACGAATGATCTGCAGTTCTATATTAATAGCGAACGTATAAGTAGTAGCGCGCTTGAATCTACACTGAAGACGAAACTTGCCGGTGAAGAGAACCCAACGATTATTTTGCGGGCTGAAGAAGGAGTGCCAATAGAGAAAGCTGTGAACGTAATGGATATTGCCAATCGTAATAGCTATAAGATCGTATTAGCAGTAAAACCTGAATAGAGAATGTCGATGCTGGAAACTAAACATGAGAAGAAGTCTTTTACCATCACTGTAGTATTACATGTGCTGCTTATTCTTCTGTTGATTTTCTTCGGAATGACTTATTTGGATCCACCGCCTGAAAATGGGATCGCGATAAATTTTGGTACTTCGGAAGTGGGTTCTGGCGACAAGCAACCTACTGAACCGGTAAAGTCTGCTCCTAAACAAGCAGCAGCTCAACCGGTGCAGTCTGAACCTGTGATCGAAAAGGAAGTTGTAACCCAGGATATTGAAGAAGCTCCTGTAATCGAGAAAAAGAAAAAACAACCTACGCCTGTAAAAACAAAGCAACCGGAACCTCCGAAGGAAGATCCAAAGCCGGTAAAGAAACCGGAGCCAAAGCCAGATAAATCTACTAATGATGCCTTAAGTAGTATCTTAAACGGACCTGAAAGATCTGGAACTGCTACCGGTGGTGAAGGAAACGACAACCAGGCTGGGGATAAAGGTAGTCCAGATGGGGATCCAAACGCCAGTTCCTATTATGGACAGGGATCAGGATTGGATGGTGATGGAAATTACAGGCTTGGAGGAAGAAAAGCATTGAACAAAGAGAAATTTGTTCAGGATTGTAATGAGTCTGGAATCGTGGTAGTGAAGATCGTGGTAGATCAAACCGGTCGCGTAGTAAGCGCTCAGCCCGGAATGAAAGGTACTACCAATAGTGCAGCCTGTTTAACAGGTCCAGCCCAAAGAGCAGCTCTGGCAACCAGATTCAACAGTGATTCCAATGCACCTTCCAAACAGGTTGGAACCATAATTTATAACTTTAAACTTACCGAATAATTGAAATCCTATCAGGAAACCCTGGAGTGGATGTTTCAGCAATTACCCATGTATCAGCGGGTAGGAAAAAGTGCGTTTAAGAAGGATCTTTCCAATACCCTTAAACTTGCAGAACACCTGGGTCATCCCGAAAATAAATTCCGAAGTATTCATGTAGCCGGTACAAATGGAAAAGGCTCGGTAAGTCATATGCTTGCTTCAATATTTCAGGAGGCAGGCTATAAAACGGGGCTTTACACTTCACCACACCTAAAGGATTTCCGAGAACGAATAAGAATCAATGGTGAGGTGATTTCAGAAGAAGAAGTTGTTGGTTTTATTGAAGAGAATCAAAATTTTCTGGAAAGCAACCGACTTAGTTTTTTTGAAATGACTGTGGGAATGGCCTTTGACTATTTTGCAAAGAGCGAAGTTGACATTGCGATCATTGAGACCGGGCTTGGAGGGCGTTTAGATTCAACGAATATTATAACTCCTCAATTATCTGTAATAACCAATATTGGGCTGGATCATACTGCATTTCTGGGAACAGATTTGCCTTCAATCGCAGCAGAGAAGGCCGGTATTATTAAGAATTCTGTTCCGGTTGTAATTGGAGAGAGACACGATCAAACCAAGCCTGTATTTATTGCAAAAGCTGCTGAAATGAATGCTCCTATATTTTTTGCTGATGAATTCGAGCTACCTGACGTTGATTCCGATCTTATAGGTGCTTATCAGAAATATAATAAAAAGACAGTTCTGGCAAGTATTGAGGTGTTACGCAAAGGTGGCTGGAAGATTACTTCTGAAGCTATTATTCATGGTTTAAATAAAGTACAGAGCAATACGGGTTTAAGAGGCAGATGGGAGATTTTGGGCAATGAGCCTAAGATCATTTGTGATACCGCCCACAACGCTGAAGGGCTTAAGCTGGTATTGCAGCAACTTCAGAAAGAAAACTTCACCAGGTTACATATAGTTTTGGGAGTCGTTAACGATAAGGATTTGAACTCAATTTTACCATTATTCCCCAAAGACGCCGACTTTTACTTTGCGAAGCCAGATGTACCTCGTGGAATGCCTGCTGAATTTCTGCAGAAAGAAGGTCTCAAATTTGGTTTGAATGGAAATGTATATTCTTCTATTTCCGAAGCATACGCGACCGCGCGGAAAAGAGCTGATACTAAAGATCTAATTTTTATTGGAGGCAGTAATTTTACAGTTGCTGAAGTTCTATAGGCTAATGATAATGTGTTAGTTAACATTTATTTGTATCTTTAGAAGACTCTGTGATAGAGCGCTTCCCTATTTCTGAAATATCCTACAGGCTATTATAACTCCAATCCTACATTGGGCTAACCATTTTGCTGTGTTTTAATAACTAAAACTCGACAAAATGAAAAGCACTATTCAATTAAGCATTTTATTATTCCTGGGCTTTCAGCTTGCAGTATACGCGCAGGAAACTGAAGAGACCGAGCAGTACGAACCGGTTTACATTACGATGACCACAACTCACTGGAGCAACGATCCTGACACAGATTTCTCGGGATGGTTAGATACTGAAAAGGAGTATTTTGAAAAGGTTACCAGTAAAAATGACCTTATTCTTAGTTCTGGCGTTTATACGCATTATTTCACTCCAGATAATTCTGAAGTTGTTTTGGTGAATGTGTACAGAACCTGGAACGATATAGAGGAGGCGAACAGCAGAACTGAAGAGCTCATTGCTGAAGGCTGGAAAGATGAGGAATCCAGAGAGAAATTCTTTGAAAAGCAGCAATCTTATTATTCTCCAGACCATCGGGATGAGATCTATCAATCCATGCAATTTTCAATTCCAGAAACAGTAGATAAAGAAAACCCTAAGATTTATTATGTTAGGACTGCAGATCTAAGTATGAATGGAGAAGGAACACCAGAGAACTTCAAGCAGTATTACGAAAATATCACTAAAAAGAGCAAAAAGTTGAAGGGTTACTATACGCACAGGCATCTCTGGGGATCGAATGCTCGTGAAATGAATGAAGTATTTGTATTCGATAAACTCGGAGATATTGAAGAATTCTTTGAAGAGGAACAAGGTCTTGTAAATTCTCAATGGGCAGATGAAGATGAAAGATCAGATTTTATGGAAGAAATGGCTAAACTGTTCACGGGGAAACATGGGGACTATGTTTACAGAAATGTTCCGGCACTTATGAAATAGGACACAACTTATTCATAACTAATGGGTTCCAATTCAAGAGAGCTCTATCACAGTTTTTCTTTTGTAATTTCTTTAAAATTGTTTTGTGTAAATGAAAATGTAGTCTATATTTGCATCCGCAATCACGCAAGGGCGCGTAGCTCAGTTGGTTCAGAGCACTTGGTTTACACCCAAGGGGTCAGGGGTTCGAATCCCTTCGCGCCCACAGAATCAAAAGGTTTTCAGTAATGAAAACCTTTTTTTAGCTTAACTCAGTATAGTTGCTGAGTAGTGTTTGCAAAAATTTAATGAATACCGATTTAATCGGGCGCGTAGCTCAGTTGGTTCAGAGCACTTGGTTTACACCCAAGGGGTCAGGGGTTCGAATCCCTTCGCGCCCACTTAGTAAAAAAGGCTTCCATATTTGGAAGCCTTTTTTTATGCGATGTCTTTTGTTTTTCTATATTTGATATTAAGGGTGATTAGCTCAGTTGGTTCAGAGCACTACCTTGACAGGGTAGGGGTCACTGGTTCGAATCCAGTATCACTCACTATTGCGGTACAAATTTGTTGAAACTAAAAAAGGTTCCCGAGGGAACCTTTTATTTATATATTTTGTTTTACAGCTTTACGAAAGCAAGGTGCTTATCAAAATGATAAGTGCTATGACCGTGACTCCTAAAGCTGATATCAGAATCTTGTATTGTTTCTTTATCATATGCGAATCTAGCGTGAATTAGCATATAGTCTTAGCTCCATTCGAATAGATAATGCCGCTTTACGCCAGATTTCGATTTATTTTAACTGACCTTCTTACTGGACTTTTCTGCAGGAATATTTTCCAGAACTCTTTCGAGAGCCATTCCTCTGGAACCCTTGATTAGAAAATAACAGTTTTTAAAATTTGTTTCTTCTAAATGATTTTTCAAGGCCTCCATAGACTTGAACTTAAAAGTAAAACTACTGGAGGTCTCAGTTAGATTAAAGTTATCTCCAAGCAAGTAAATCTCGGTCAGGTCGCCATTTTCAGCTTCTGTAATGATCGTTTGGTGCTCTACCGGGGCAGAACTCCCTAATTCGAACATATCTCCAAGAATGGCTATTTTCTGTTTATCTGTTTTTAAGCTCGTAAAGTTTTGAAGTGCTGCCTGCATGCTTGTTGGGTTTGCGTTGTAAGCATCCAGAATGATTGTGTTGCTACCTGCTTCGATCATCTCTGATCTATTATTATCTGGTGAATATGCGGCAATAGCCTTTTCTATCTCATCAAATGGGACTTTAAAGTATAGCCCGATACACAAGGCGGCGGCCATATTGCGACCATTATAATTACCAGTAAGTTTGCTTATGAAGTCGGTTTGATTGTAATGTACACCAGCGTATTTCTCGCCGTCCAGATATTTTACCTGAACTTCAGATTCCGGATTTTCTCCAAATGCAAACGTATGCTTATAATTCCTGTGCTTTTGTTGTACTTCGTCATCCAGGTTCAGGAATATAAGTTTGGTCTCTTCCTGAAGATGATGATACAGTTCGGTCTTTGCTTTTATAACACCTTCAAGACTACCGAATCCTTCCAGGTGGGCTTTCCCAAAGTTTGTAATATACCCATAATCCGGATTTGCAATGGTGCATAAAAAGGCAATCTCTAATGGATGGTTCGCACCCATTTCAACGATCCCGAATTCAGTTTGCTGATCCATGGAGAGCAAGGTAAGTGGCACTCCTATATGATTATTTAAATTGCCGTGTGTAGCAATGGTTTTAAATTTCCTGGCAAGTACGGCGTTGATCAATTCTTTAGTCGTCGTTTTACCGTTACTTCCAGTGATTGCCAGGATTGGAATGCCTAAATAATTCCTATGGAACAGTGCTAGCTTTTGTAATGATTCGAGTACGTTCTTTACTAGTATGTATTGTTCACTGGACTCCGCCACCAATTCATCATCAACAACCACGTAACGTGCGCCCGCAGCAAGTGCGTCTGCCGCAAATAGGTTTCCGTCGAAGTTTTCGCCTTTAAGAGCGAAGTACATGGAACCTTGTTTGATTTTTCTGGTATCTGTGTTCGCTCCACTGCATAATAGGAAGCGTTGGTGTAGTCTGGCTGTATTCATGAAATAAATCTATAAAAAAAGCCCTAAACAAGTTAGGGCTTTAAGTTTATTTTATGTTCAGGAAGTCTAGTTGCTTCTTGCAGTTTTATTGTCATTAAGAGACTTTGAGCCAACTCTGGACATGGCGTTTCTAAAACCAATATAGTCTGTTGCCATATCCTGCGGGAAATATCTTCTTTGTGCCGGATCCAGCCAGTAAGCACGATCTCTCCAGCTACCACCTTTATATACTCTTACTTCATCGCTAACAAGCGTTGTCCTTTTCTCTGTGTCATATCCTCTTTTAGATAGGGAAGCATCAGAACTACTATCAGCGTAAGTGAAGTTATCATATTTAGGAGAGTTGTACATTCTCTTGTTAGGATCTTCATCATCTTGCTGAAATGCCTGGTAATATCTGCTAGAGCTCTTATCACCATCACGGAAGTTTCTCTGATCACTATCTGTGAAGTTAGTTCTCATGTAAGTATCCTCTTCAGTAACTGCTACCTGAGCAATTTCACCTGGAAGATTTCTTGCTACCAGTTTCCCGTTACTTAAAGTGTCGTATACAACATCATCTGTACCTACTACTTTAACTGAACCATCTTCATTGATAGCATGTTTGGTGTAAACGTTACCACGGTAGTAGTTAAAATCGTTGAATTCATCATCTACTATAGGTCTGTAAACATCAGCTACCCATTCAGAAACGTTTCCAGCCATATCATAAAGACCAAAATCATTAGGCTCGTAAGATTTCACTTCAGCAGTAATATCTGCTCCATCATCACTCCATCCGGCAATTCCACCGTAATCACCATCACCTTGCTTAAAGTTAGCCAGCTGATCTCCCATTTTCTTTACATCACCATTTCTGGTGTACTGTCCATCCCATGGATATTTCTTACGTCCACGATAAGTATTATAGCTTCTGATTCCTGTAAGTCCTAGAGCAGCATATTCCCATTCTGCTTCAGTTGGAAGTCTGTATTCAGGATATATTAAACCACTTTCGCGACCTGGGTAAACCTTTTTGATAGGATTTCCTGCTTCATTAGTTTCAGAAAGTCTGTCCTGAGATTCGTCTCCACCCTGGCTAATGTCGGTATTACCTCCATAAGCCTTGCTAGGTGAATGAATATAGGTATCGGTATTAAAAGTTGTACCTGCAGCTACATCTGTATATCTGGCACCTTCCTTAATAAAACCTTCTTTTTCAAGGTTACTTTCGTTTACACGGTCTGTTCTCCATTTACTGAATTCGACAGCCTGTATCCAGCTCACACCCACTACCGGGTAGTCAGCATATGCCGGGTGACGAAGGTAGTTGGTTACCATAGTCTCATTATATCCTAAACGGTTTCTCCAAACAAGAGTATCCGGTAAAGCACCGGTGTAAATGTTTTTGTAATTCTCTTCACTTGGTGGAAAAACTTTTCTTAACCAATCAAGATATTCAAGATACATTTTATTGGTCACCTCGGTTTCATCCATGTAGAATGACTGCACATGTTGTTGAGTTGGAGTATTGTTCCAGTCGTGCATAGGATCATCTGCTACTCGTCCCATTGTGTAAGTTCCTCCTTCTACAAATACAAGACCCGGTGCAGCATCCTGCTCTTCGTAATCTGTATTGTATTGAAAGCCACCTTCGTCAGAATTGATATCCCAACCGGTTGCTCTTGAGGTATTTTTGTAATTGTTCGATTTATTACAGCTCAGCAAGCTTACGCCACAAACCACAGCAATTACGGCTTTAAAAGCTACATTCAATTTCATAGTATTCCCTTCTTAAATGATAGAAAATTAGGCTTTGCAATATACTAATTAACGATAAAAGTACAAGATTATTTTGTTAATTCTAAAAGCTGCCTGAAAGCTATAACTGCCTGATATAGATATAGGTAACATTGATTTATAGAAGCTTAGTTACTAGACTGTTAGGTTTGAGTGAAAATCTGTTTTTAAAAACGGATAGAAACCTGAAAAATTGCAGTTACCTGTATAATTTATTCCCGCAATTTTAATTTATACTTATAAACTGCAATAAATGACCGTATCTTGAGTTATAACTATTTAAGTTCTAGTTATCTCCCGAAAGCTTCAGTTCGACCCCTATCTAAGGC contains:
- the gldJ gene encoding gliding motility lipoprotein GldJ → MKLNVAFKAVIAVVCGVSLLSCNKSNNYKNTSRATGWDINSDEGGFQYNTDYEEQDAAPGLVFVEGGTYTMGRVADDPMHDWNNTPTQQHVQSFYMDETEVTNKMYLEYLDWLRKVFPPSEENYKNIYTGALPDTLVWRNRLGYNETMVTNYLRHPAYADYPVVGVSWIQAVEFSKWRTDRVNESNLEKEGFIKEGARYTDVAAGTTFNTDTYIHSPSKAYGGNTDISQGGDESQDRLSETNEAGNPIKKVYPGRESGLIYPEYRLPTEAEWEYAALGLTGIRSYNTYRGRKKYPWDGQYTRNGDVKKMGDQLANFKQGDGDYGGIAGWSDDGADITAEVKSYEPNDFGLYDMAGNVSEWVADVYRPIVDDEFNDFNYYRGNVYTKHAINEDGSVKVVGTDDVVYDTLSNGKLVARNLPGEIAQVAVTEEDTYMRTNFTDSDQRNFRDGDKSSSRYYQAFQQDDEDPNKRMYNSPKYDNFTYADSSSDASLSKRGYDTEKRTTLVSDEVRVYKGGSWRDRAYWLDPAQRRYFPQDMATDYIGFRNAMSRVGSKSLNDNKTARSN